In Oenanthe melanoleuca isolate GR-GAL-2019-014 chromosome 8, OMel1.0, whole genome shotgun sequence, a single genomic region encodes these proteins:
- the PTGS2 gene encoding prostaglandin G/H synthase 2: MPLLPLALLAALLAAGRAANPCCSNPCQNRGVCMTAGPDRYECDCTRTGYYGQNCTTPEFFTWLRVALKPSPNTVHYILTHFQGVWNIINNIPFLRDTIMRYVLTSRSHLIDSPPTYNNDYNYKSWEAYSNLSYYTRSLPPVGLDCPTPMGVKGKKELPDSKLIVEKFLLRRKFIPDPQGTNVMFTFFAQHFTHQFFKTDHKRGPAFTRALGHGVDLNHIYGETLERQLKLRLGKDGKLKYQMIDGEMYPPTVRDTQAEMLYPPHVPEHLQFSVGQEVFGLVPGLMMYATIWLREHNRVCDVLKRQHPEWDDEQLFQTTRLILIGETIKIVIEDYVQHLSGYHFKLKFDPELLFNQRFQYQNRIAAEFNTLYHWHPLLPDTFHIHDQEYTFQQFLYNNSIMLEHGLSHMVKSFSKQSAGRVAGGKNVPAAVQKVAKASIDQSRQMRYQSLNEYRKRFMLKPFRSFEELTGEKEMAAELEELYGDIDAMELYPGLLVEKPRPGAIFGETMVEIGAPFSLKGLMGNAICSPEYWKPSTFGGKVGFDIVNSASLQKLICNNVKGCPFTAFHILPPEPTEATINVSTSKTAMEDINPTLLLKERSAEL, encoded by the exons atgccgctgctgccgctggCCCTGCTGGCCGCGCTGCTGGCCGCCGGCCGCGCCG CCAACCCTTGCTgctccaacccctgccagaACAGAGGCGTCTGCATGACCGCAGGGCCGGATCGCTACGAGTGTGACTGCACCAGGACGGGCTACTACGGGCAGAACTGCACCACGC CGGAATTCTTCACGTGGCTGAGGGTAGCACTGAAACCATCGCCAAACACTGTCCACTACATCCTCACCCACTTCCAGGGAGTCTGGAATATCATCAACAACATTCCCTTCTTACGGGACACTATCATGAGATACGTACTAACGT CAAGATCACATTTGATTGACAGCCCTCCAACTTACAATAATGACTACAATTACAAAAGCTGGGAAGCTTATTCCAATCTTTCCTACTACACGAGAAGCCTTCCACCAGTAGGACTTGACTGCCCAACACCAATGGGTGTTAAAG GTAAGAAGGAGCTTCCAGATTCGAAGCTGATCGTGGAGAAGTTTTTGCTGAGGAGAAAGTTCATTCCCGACCCGCAAGGCACGAACGTGATGTTCACGTTCTTTGCCCAGCACTTCACCCACCAGTTCTTCAAGACGGACCACAAGAGGGGCCCTGCCTTCACCAGAGCGCTCGGCCACGGG GTTGACTTGAACCACATTTATGGAGAGACTCTGGAGAGACAACTTAAACTGAGGCTTGGAAAGGATGGAAAGCTAAAATACCAG ATGATCGATGGCGAGATGTACCCGCCGACGGTGCGGGACACGCAGGCAGAGATGCTGTACCCACCCCACGTGCCTGAGCACCTGCAGTTCTCCGTGGGGCAGGAGGTGTTCGGGCTGGTGCCGGGGCTGATGATGTACGCCACGATCTGGCTGCGCGAGCACAACCGCGTCTGCGACGTGCTCAAGCGCCAGCACCCCGAGTGGGACGACGAGCAGCTCTTCCAGACCACGCGCCTCATACTGATAG GAGAGACAATCAAGATCGTTATAGAGGACTATGTGCAGCACCTGAGTGGGTACCACTTCAAGCTGAAGTTTGACCCCGAGCTGCTCTTCAACCAGAGGTTCCAGTACCAGAACCGCATCGCAGCCGAGTTCAACACGCTGTACCACTGGCACCCACTGCTGCCCGACACCTTCCACATCCACGACCAGGAGTACACCTTCCAGCAGTTCCTCTACAACAACTCCATCATGCTGGAACACGGACTCTCCCATATGGTCAAATCTTTCTCCAAGCAAAGTGCTGGCAGG GTTGCTGGTGGGAAGAACGTTCCTGCTGCAGTACAGAAAGTGGCAAAGGCCTCCATTGACCAGAGCAGGCAGATGAGGTACCAGTCCTTGAACGAGTACAGGAAACGCTTCATGCTGAAACCCTTCCGATCCTTTGAAGAGCTTACAG gagaaaaagagatggCAGcggagctggaggagctgtaCGGGGACATCGATGCCATGGAGCTGTACCCAGGCCTGCTGGTGGAGAAGCCCCGGCCCGGGGCCATCTTTGGCGAGACCATGGTGGAGATTGGGGCGCCCTTCTCCCTGAAGGGGCTGATGGGCAATGCCATCTGCTCCCCCGAGTACTGGAAGCCCAGCACCTTCGGGGGCAAGGTGGGCTTCGACATCGTCAACAGCGCCTCCCTGCAGAAGCTCATCTGCAACAACGTGAAGGGCTGTCCCTTCACTGCCTTCCACATCCTGCCTCCCGAGCCCACCGAGGCCACCATTAACGTTAGTACCTCAAAAACTGCCATGGAGGATATCAACCCCACGCTCCTGCTGAAAGAGCGCTCTGCCGAGCTATAG